A region of Legionella donaldsonii DNA encodes the following proteins:
- a CDS encoding MlaC/ttg2D family ABC transporter substrate-binding protein produces the protein MNVIKTIVLVASLAISQILWAQSSPLPMLEDTANQIIDTLKQNKASLKDNPQVIHQAVQRYLLPNVDVNGMSRSVLGRQAWSKASAGERKQFATAFTQLVIRTYASPLAEYTDETVKFLPIRGSLSSRFLRVNSVIVRSNGQNIPLSYSLVSKNGTWKIYDLSVEGVSLLQSFRSQFAEALRSSSMQDLIKQMNQRSTVKKAA, from the coding sequence ATGAATGTAATAAAAACAATTGTTTTAGTTGCCTCGTTAGCCATCTCCCAAATCCTGTGGGCACAATCATCTCCTTTACCTATGCTTGAAGATACTGCTAATCAAATTATTGATACCCTCAAGCAAAATAAGGCGAGTTTAAAAGATAATCCCCAAGTGATTCATCAAGCTGTCCAACGCTATTTATTACCTAACGTTGATGTTAATGGTATGTCGCGTTCGGTGCTGGGTCGTCAAGCTTGGAGTAAAGCTTCTGCTGGCGAGAGGAAGCAATTTGCTACTGCATTTACGCAATTGGTTATTCGCACTTATGCAAGTCCTTTAGCTGAATATACAGATGAAACAGTAAAATTTCTCCCTATAAGAGGTTCTTTATCAAGTCGCTTTCTTCGTGTAAACAGTGTGATTGTCCGTTCAAACGGACAAAATATTCCACTCAGTTATAGTCTGGTGTCTAAAAATGGGACGTGGAAGATCTATGATTTAAGTGTAGAGGGAGTCAGTTTATTACAAAGTTTCCGCTCACAATTTGCTGAAGCTTTACGAAGTTCAAGCATGCAAGATTTAATTAAACAAATGAATCAACGTAGTACTGTTAAAAAGGCGGCTTAA
- a CDS encoding ATP-binding cassette domain-containing protein, with product MQDNLVQITNLTFIRGSRPIFAGVDLTVQRGKITAIMGPSGSGKTTLLRLIGAQLQPEAGEILVNGVNIHQLSRKALYLARRKMGLLFQSSALFTHLSVFDNVAFPLREHTNLNAAMLRDIVLMKLEAVGLRGAAQMMPDELSGGMARRVALARTIALDPELMMYDEPFTGQDPISMGVLVRLIKRLNQLLQTTTIIVSHDVEETCSIADYIYLIAGGQVIGHGTPLELKNSMQPQVKQFMHGEADGVVPFHYPARPYTEELLNA from the coding sequence ATGCAGGATAATTTGGTGCAAATCACCAATCTTACCTTTATACGAGGGTCTCGCCCTATTTTTGCTGGTGTGGATCTGACAGTTCAACGAGGCAAAATCACGGCAATTATGGGGCCGAGCGGCAGCGGTAAAACAACGTTGTTACGCTTGATTGGGGCACAATTGCAGCCAGAAGCTGGGGAAATTCTAGTAAATGGTGTTAATATTCATCAACTTTCGCGCAAGGCTTTGTATTTAGCCAGGCGAAAAATGGGATTATTGTTTCAAAGCAGTGCGCTTTTTACTCATTTGTCGGTTTTTGATAACGTTGCTTTTCCCTTGCGTGAACATACCAATTTGAACGCGGCAATGTTGCGGGACATTGTGTTGATGAAATTGGAGGCAGTGGGTTTACGAGGAGCTGCGCAGATGATGCCAGACGAGCTTTCTGGCGGTATGGCAAGGCGGGTAGCTTTGGCGAGAACAATTGCCTTGGATCCCGAGTTGATGATGTATGATGAACCGTTTACTGGCCAGGATCCGATTTCTATGGGTGTTCTTGTTCGATTAATTAAGCGATTAAATCAACTTTTACAGACAACCACTATTATTGTTTCCCATGATGTAGAAGAAACTTGTTCTATCGCTGACTACATTTACCTCATAGCAGGGGGCCAGGTCATTGGACATGGCACGCCTCTTGAATTAAAAAATTCTATGCAACCTCAAGTGAAGCAATTTATGCATGGCGAAGCTGATGGTGTAGTACCTTTTCATTATCCGGCACGTCCTTATACGGAGGAGTTGTTAAATGCTTGA
- a CDS encoding STAS domain-containing protein — protein sequence MQTQPFKPSSEMTFSTVQTDCKRLYKYCRENEEAILKIDLSKVIHCDSAGLALLIEAKRLCREKNKICKMEGMPKVIQVLAEFCGVNGILVP from the coding sequence GTGCAAACACAACCTTTTAAACCTTCGTCAGAAATGACATTTTCTACGGTGCAAACGGATTGCAAGCGCTTATATAAATATTGCCGGGAAAATGAAGAGGCTATTTTAAAGATTGATTTAAGCAAAGTGATTCACTGTGATAGTGCAGGCCTTGCTTTATTGATTGAAGCCAAAAGGCTTTGTAGAGAGAAAAACAAAATTTGCAAAATGGAAGGCATGCCAAAAGTTATTCAGGTTTTGGCCGAGTTTTGTGGAGTTAACGGGATATTGGTACCGTAG
- the lptC gene encoding LPS export ABC transporter periplasmic protein LptC, which yields MNAAKQAAWLFCVLIALACSGWYFASSTPVAKLNDKALSKAADTIITNLTVRRFDENGKLVNYLKTPEVQHIPNHNSHILQSPHIIITQDNQAPWEIKSERARAINGGQQITFIHNVIVHQNKSTHNQESTMKTEELTYFPKNKLATTEKAVRFEQPGSIVLAQGMKAYLADKRVQLLSKARATYEPKHA from the coding sequence ATGAATGCAGCCAAACAAGCTGCATGGTTATTTTGTGTATTAATCGCACTGGCATGTTCCGGTTGGTATTTTGCAAGCTCTACACCAGTAGCCAAACTTAATGATAAAGCCCTTTCCAAAGCGGCGGACACGATTATTACTAACTTAACTGTACGCCGTTTTGACGAGAATGGGAAATTAGTCAATTATTTAAAAACTCCCGAAGTACAGCATATACCGAACCATAATAGCCATATACTGCAATCGCCTCATATTATTATCACCCAAGACAACCAAGCACCTTGGGAAATTAAATCCGAGCGAGCCAGGGCAATCAATGGCGGACAACAAATTACTTTTATTCATAATGTAATAGTTCATCAAAATAAAAGTACGCATAACCAGGAAAGTACAATGAAAACAGAGGAACTTACCTATTTTCCTAAAAACAAGCTAGCCACTACCGAAAAGGCAGTACGATTTGAACAACCAGGCAGTATTGTGCTCGCCCAAGGAATGAAAGCCTATCTAGCCGATAAGCGAGTGCAATTATTAAGTAAAGCGCGAGCCACTTATGAACCCAAACATGCCTAA
- the murA gene encoding UDP-N-acetylglucosamine 1-carboxyvinyltransferase, which translates to MDKLIINGGKALNGEVMISGAKNSALPIMAATLLATDNVTIANVPHLRDVTTMMELLGQLGAQLTVDEKMNVQVDASHVDSYVAPYELVKTMRASILVLGPLLARFGQADVSLPGGCAIGTRPVDLHLKALKAMGADISVKNGYIKARCKKGRLQGKPLVFDTVTVTGTENVLMAAVLAEGKTLIKNAAREPEVVDLANFLTQMGAKISGAGTATIEVEGVSSLTGGRYAVMPDRIEAGTYLTAGALTRGRVTVRRVKPDNLLSMLCKFEEAGAELAIGEDWVTLNMHGLRPQAVNISTAPYPAFPTDMQAQFMALNTIAEGSSSVIENIFENRFMHVQELQRMGAQIHLNGNTAMVTGVEKLTGAPVMATDLRASASLILAGLAAEGETSVERIYHVDRGYERIEEKLSMLGADIKRVSVR; encoded by the coding sequence ATGGATAAGTTAATAATAAATGGCGGTAAAGCTTTAAATGGCGAAGTCATGATCTCTGGTGCAAAAAATTCGGCTTTACCAATTATGGCTGCAACACTCCTTGCTACCGATAATGTGACGATCGCTAACGTGCCTCATCTTCGAGATGTCACTACAATGATGGAACTCTTGGGGCAATTGGGCGCACAATTAACTGTTGATGAAAAAATGAATGTGCAAGTGGATGCTTCGCATGTTGATAGTTATGTTGCACCTTATGAGTTAGTGAAAACCATGCGTGCCTCTATTTTAGTACTAGGCCCTCTATTGGCTCGTTTTGGCCAAGCCGATGTTTCACTGCCGGGTGGCTGTGCAATTGGTACTCGTCCAGTGGATTTACATCTTAAGGCACTTAAAGCAATGGGTGCTGATATTTCTGTGAAAAATGGTTACATCAAGGCGCGTTGTAAAAAGGGGCGTTTACAGGGTAAGCCTTTGGTTTTTGATACGGTGACTGTAACAGGCACTGAAAATGTTCTTATGGCGGCTGTTCTTGCAGAAGGTAAAACGCTCATTAAAAACGCGGCTCGTGAACCAGAGGTTGTTGATTTAGCGAATTTCCTGACTCAAATGGGAGCAAAAATTTCTGGCGCTGGTACGGCAACTATTGAAGTAGAAGGGGTAAGCTCACTCACTGGCGGTCGATATGCCGTTATGCCTGATCGTATTGAAGCAGGGACCTATCTTACTGCTGGTGCACTGACACGCGGTAGAGTCACTGTACGTCGTGTAAAACCAGATAATTTATTGTCCATGCTTTGTAAATTTGAAGAAGCAGGTGCTGAATTGGCGATAGGGGAAGATTGGGTGACTTTGAATATGCATGGTTTGCGTCCTCAGGCGGTTAATATATCCACGGCTCCTTATCCAGCTTTTCCTACTGATATGCAAGCGCAATTCATGGCTTTGAATACCATTGCTGAAGGTTCCTCTTCAGTGATTGAGAATATCTTCGAAAATCGTTTTATGCATGTACAGGAATTGCAGCGTATGGGAGCTCAAATTCATTTAAATGGCAATACAGCAATGGTTACTGGCGTAGAAAAATTAACCGGCGCTCCAGTTATGGCTACTGATCTACGCGCTTCCGCAAGTCTTATTTTAGCCGGCTTGGCCGCGGAAGGAGAAACCAGTGTTGAGCGTATTTACCACGTCGACAGGGGCTATGAGCGTATTGAAGAAAAACTATCGATGTTAGGCGCTGATATCAAGAGGGTTTCAGTGCGGTGA
- a CDS encoding LysE family translocator has product MITLFLKGLIVGIAIAAPVGPIGILCIQRSLHNGFQIGLMSGLGAALADSVYGIIAGFGLTALSSFLLTQQFWIRLIGGLFLLYFGITLFLANPKARATRDEERSLWNAFATTFLLTLTNPATILSFMAIFAGLGLGSTATDFIHAFLLVSGITLGSALWWLLLSSFVAFKLRHRLSPKVMSYINRVSGIIILFFGIFALSMR; this is encoded by the coding sequence ATGATTACTCTTTTTCTCAAAGGATTAATTGTTGGTATTGCAATTGCGGCACCTGTTGGTCCAATCGGTATATTGTGTATACAACGTTCTCTGCATAATGGTTTCCAAATCGGACTTATGAGTGGTTTGGGTGCAGCGCTAGCTGATAGCGTCTATGGAATAATTGCTGGATTTGGTTTAACGGCACTCTCTTCTTTTTTGCTTACCCAACAATTTTGGATACGCTTGATAGGTGGCTTATTTTTGCTTTATTTTGGAATCACACTTTTTCTGGCAAATCCCAAAGCACGAGCAACTCGAGATGAAGAACGATCCCTTTGGAATGCCTTTGCTACCACTTTTTTATTGACCTTAACAAATCCAGCAACAATTTTATCCTTTATGGCTATATTTGCAGGTTTAGGTTTAGGCAGTACAGCCACTGACTTTATACATGCCTTTCTATTAGTCTCAGGAATAACGCTCGGTTCAGCACTTTGGTGGTTATTACTCAGTAGTTTCGTAGCGTTTAAATTACGCCATCGCCTTAGCCCTAAAGTGATGAGCTATATCAATCGTGTCTCTGGAATTATTATTTTATTTTTTGGAATTTTTGCATTATCAATGCGCTAA
- a CDS encoding Nif3-like dinuclear metal center hexameric protein, with amino-acid sequence MIARNDLASYLHTLLACANFNDYAPNGVQIEGTDKITRICSAVTASADVIEQAVKMQADALFVHHGYFWRGEDAVITGIKRQRVAQLLTNNISLFAYHLPLDCHPELGNNACLARLFDFNAITMHQAGKTPNLLWSGSLKQGKTAKEFSIQLQEKLGREPLHVQAGDNIIQRIAWCSGAAQDFIEEAYALGVDAYFSGEISERTYYQAQELGIHYFACGHHATERYGIQALGRHLSEHFKLQHHFIDSSNPV; translated from the coding sequence GTGATCGCTCGTAATGACTTGGCTTCTTATCTGCACACTCTATTAGCTTGCGCCAATTTTAATGATTATGCGCCTAATGGTGTGCAGATCGAAGGGACTGATAAGATCACTCGGATTTGTTCGGCTGTTACAGCATCAGCTGATGTTATTGAACAGGCAGTGAAGATGCAAGCGGATGCTTTGTTTGTACATCACGGTTATTTCTGGCGGGGTGAAGACGCAGTGATAACTGGTATTAAGCGCCAGCGTGTTGCTCAATTACTCACTAATAATATAAGCTTGTTTGCTTACCACTTACCACTTGATTGTCATCCGGAATTGGGTAATAACGCTTGCTTGGCAAGGCTTTTTGATTTTAATGCAATCACCATGCACCAAGCTGGTAAAACGCCCAATTTACTATGGTCTGGTTCATTAAAACAGGGTAAAACTGCCAAAGAATTCTCAATTCAATTACAGGAAAAATTAGGCAGAGAACCTTTGCATGTGCAAGCTGGGGATAACATTATTCAACGTATAGCCTGGTGCAGTGGGGCAGCGCAGGATTTTATAGAAGAAGCTTATGCTCTTGGGGTTGACGCTTATTTCAGTGGTGAAATTTCCGAGCGCACCTATTATCAAGCACAAGAATTAGGGATTCATTATTTTGCCTGTGGTCATCATGCGACTGAGCGTTATGGTATTCAAGCGCTGGGTAGACATCTGTCCGAGCATTTTAAGTTGCAACATCATTTTATTGACAGTTCTAATCCTGTTTAG
- a CDS encoding KdsC family phosphatase, whose translation MNELTEKAKHIKCLICDVDGVLTDGLLHIDNLGNELKSFHVQDGMGLKLLMAADIVVAVITTSQNAVIDHRMKQLGILHYFTGQVDKRDAFEQLKLRLGLSNKEIAYIGDDLPDLAIIQQVGLGVAVANAVPQVKEFAVWQTEQQGGRGAVREVCELILNAQDKQEQALTRYLAS comes from the coding sequence ATGAACGAATTAACAGAAAAAGCTAAGCATATCAAGTGTTTAATTTGTGATGTTGATGGAGTTTTGACTGATGGTCTTCTCCATATAGATAACTTGGGCAATGAATTAAAATCCTTTCATGTACAAGATGGAATGGGTTTAAAATTACTAATGGCTGCTGACATTGTAGTAGCAGTTATTACTACCTCTCAAAATGCCGTCATTGATCACCGCATGAAACAACTAGGTATTTTGCACTATTTTACTGGACAGGTGGATAAGCGAGATGCATTTGAGCAGTTAAAATTACGCCTAGGTTTAAGTAACAAGGAAATTGCTTATATAGGGGACGACCTACCTGATTTGGCTATTATTCAACAGGTAGGCTTGGGAGTTGCCGTTGCAAATGCGGTGCCTCAAGTAAAAGAATTTGCAGTTTGGCAAACCGAACAACAAGGTGGACGGGGCGCTGTTCGTGAAGTTTGTGAACTAATTCTGAACGCGCAAGACAAACAAGAACAGGCACTCACCAGGTACCTCGCATCATGA
- the mlaD gene encoding outer membrane lipid asymmetry maintenance protein MlaD, which produces MNKNNRQRYVDISVGIFMLLGMFALFILVMKVSGISNLASSKGYHVTAEFTDIGGLKVRAPVTVAGVRIGEVTHIELQPGELNAKVTMLLRNDKPIPFEDSSARILTEGLIGSNYISIVPGFDDEENKEHPYLREGDVIAKTQEAVILENLIGQLLFNIKK; this is translated from the coding sequence ATGAATAAGAATAATAGGCAACGCTATGTCGATATCAGCGTAGGAATTTTTATGCTCTTAGGGATGTTTGCCTTATTTATTCTCGTAATGAAAGTTAGTGGTATTTCTAATTTAGCATCGAGCAAAGGCTATCATGTAACCGCGGAATTTACTGATATAGGTGGCCTTAAGGTGAGAGCGCCGGTCACAGTTGCTGGTGTGCGCATCGGTGAAGTGACTCATATCGAATTACAGCCCGGTGAATTGAATGCTAAGGTAACCATGTTATTGCGAAATGATAAGCCAATACCCTTTGAAGATTCATCAGCACGGATTTTGACTGAGGGTTTAATTGGTTCTAACTACATTAGTATCGTCCCTGGTTTTGATGATGAGGAAAATAAGGAACATCCTTATTTGCGAGAAGGCGACGTTATTGCAAAAACACAAGAAGCTGTCATTCTTGAAAATCTAATTGGTCAGCTTTTGTTTAATATTAAAAAATAG
- a CDS encoding glycoside hydrolase family 5 protein gives MKKHLVIGLFVLIAQAVAAQPLQTPLVAQPTTCLSSQFTATGDQYWKSMILRLTNNCNKTVNFQNATISFESTTTINTSFWGDFAPLSYPDSSLTISSQHQTNGNYLATLNLHFPSYPGANSKLPPNDSIQIRYGVSADNHLAGSVNVYLQTPVETGSLVLQNASPKPIGVSQDHALIHLFHDGQIINNVQLPWASTLTLSELPIGAYSVAAENVSDSNGHSYQGNVLPHTFTLEKDQTINSTITYNLTQQEGKIAINLQTLPDKLTGYTSNPSVLITQNQTGNSITRSLNWDSLTTIPQLQAGAAYQFSTTAINYNGQHCAPIFTPTSLVASTTSLPATTLTYQCTQIIQDSVTLNVTGAPANLTALKINLTPHDNSTVMSQTIDLNNGNGSATVILPEGVIYTLSSQAVDGFSIHFSPQPLTASANAVVTISFSPENAETPLAINGQLKVCGTQLCNEQGNAIQLKGMSTHGLQWYGLGSCITEASLNVLSKNFKANVIRLSLYVQEGGYESNPTAFTQQVSELINEAYERGIYVIVDWHILNPGDPNYNLIRAKKFFTDIATVHKDKKNILYEIANEPNGVSWAAIKNYADQLIPVIREIDANAPILIGTRGWSSLGVSEGSTYQEIVNNPVQFTNIMYTFHFYAASHREEYLSALDNASQVLPIFVTEFGTQTYSGDGANDFVMSDRYIQLMATRKIGWTNWNYSDDFRSGAIWKTNSCTNGSWGDNNLKPAGVYIKNKIA, from the coding sequence AACTTTCAAAACGCCACGATTTCCTTTGAAAGTACAACAACAATTAATACGTCATTCTGGGGAGATTTTGCACCGTTATCTTATCCGGATAGCTCGTTAACTATTTCTTCGCAACATCAAACTAATGGAAATTATTTAGCCACTTTAAATTTGCATTTTCCATCTTATCCAGGCGCAAACTCCAAACTACCTCCTAATGATTCTATCCAAATTAGATATGGTGTTAGTGCAGATAATCATCTTGCGGGGAGTGTAAACGTTTATTTACAAACCCCCGTCGAAACAGGCTCATTAGTGCTACAAAATGCATCACCGAAACCAATTGGTGTTTCGCAGGATCATGCCCTAATTCACTTATTTCACGATGGTCAGATAATCAATAACGTTCAATTGCCTTGGGCCTCCACACTCACTTTATCCGAATTGCCCATAGGAGCTTATAGTGTTGCAGCTGAAAATGTATCTGACAGTAATGGCCATAGTTACCAAGGCAATGTACTGCCTCATACTTTTACATTAGAAAAAGATCAAACAATTAATTCAACGATTACTTATAATTTGACTCAACAAGAGGGTAAAATTGCGATTAATTTACAAACCTTGCCTGATAAATTAACAGGCTACACCAGTAATCCATCGGTCTTAATCACGCAAAATCAAACAGGGAATTCAATAACGCGCTCATTGAATTGGGACAGCCTCACCACAATTCCTCAATTACAGGCAGGTGCTGCTTATCAGTTCTCAACAACAGCAATTAATTATAACGGCCAGCATTGCGCTCCAATCTTTACGCCTACTAGTTTAGTTGCCAGTACAACAAGCCTTCCTGCGACTACTTTAACTTATCAATGTACCCAGATTATTCAGGATTCCGTCACCTTAAATGTTACAGGCGCTCCAGCCAATTTAACAGCGCTAAAAATCAATCTGACACCTCATGATAATTCTACGGTCATGTCGCAAACGATAGATTTAAATAACGGCAACGGCTCAGCGACTGTCATACTACCAGAAGGAGTAATTTATACTCTTTCCTCGCAGGCTGTAGATGGTTTTTCAATTCATTTTTCACCACAACCTTTGACAGCCTCTGCCAATGCTGTAGTAACAATTAGCTTCAGTCCTGAGAATGCGGAAACTCCACTTGCAATCAATGGACAATTAAAAGTGTGTGGCACTCAGCTTTGCAATGAGCAAGGAAACGCGATTCAATTAAAAGGAATGAGCACTCATGGCCTTCAATGGTACGGTCTTGGTTCTTGTATAACTGAAGCCTCTTTAAATGTATTGAGCAAGAATTTTAAAGCCAATGTTATAAGACTTTCTCTTTATGTCCAGGAAGGTGGGTATGAGAGCAATCCTACAGCCTTTACTCAACAGGTAAGTGAGTTAATTAATGAAGCTTATGAGCGAGGAATTTATGTCATCGTTGATTGGCATATCTTGAATCCTGGTGATCCAAACTACAATTTAATTCGCGCTAAAAAATTCTTCACCGATATTGCTACAGTTCACAAAGATAAAAAGAATATTCTCTATGAAATTGCAAATGAACCCAATGGAGTAAGTTGGGCAGCAATAAAGAACTATGCTGATCAACTGATTCCTGTAATCCGGGAAATTGATGCCAATGCTCCAATTCTTATTGGCACCCGGGGTTGGAGCTCACTCGGTGTCTCTGAAGGTAGTACTTATCAGGAAATTGTTAACAATCCTGTCCAATTTACAAATATTATGTACACCTTCCATTTTTATGCTGCCTCCCACAGAGAGGAGTATTTAAGCGCTTTGGATAATGCTTCTCAAGTACTCCCTATCTTTGTAACTGAGTTTGGTACACAAACCTACAGCGGTGATGGAGCAAATGATTTTGTCATGTCTGATCGCTATATACAGCTTATGGCAACAAGAAAAATTGGTTGGACAAACTGGAATTATTCTGACGATTTTCGTTCTGGAGCTATTTGGAAAACGAATAGCTGTACAAACGGTTCCTGGGGAGATAACAATTTAAAGCCAGCAGGAGTTTATATTAAAAATAAAATAGCGTAA
- a CDS encoding BolA family protein → MVSNEELERRLAETGEVDFVKVEGDGYHYQLTIVSNAFLDKSKVARQQWVYSKLKDYITTGSLHALSMKTWTKEEWETSHG, encoded by the coding sequence ATGGTAAGTAATGAAGAGTTGGAGCGTCGTCTTGCAGAAACAGGCGAGGTTGATTTTGTTAAGGTTGAAGGGGATGGTTATCATTATCAGTTAACTATCGTTTCTAACGCATTCCTCGACAAATCAAAGGTAGCAAGACAGCAATGGGTTTATTCAAAGCTGAAAGATTATATTACGACCGGCAGTCTGCATGCGCTTAGTATGAAGACTTGGACAAAGGAAGAGTGGGAGACAAGTCATGGATAA
- the mlaE gene encoding lipid asymmetry maintenance ABC transporter permease subunit MlaE — MLDMLERLGQRGVNNLQTIGNSGVFLLGIFFRKADLPRLWPALRAQLYFVGVLSCLIIVVSALFIGMVIGLQGYNTLQKFGASSQLGQLLALSIARELGPVISALLFAGRAGSALTAEIGLMKATEQLASMDMMGVDPLGRVIYPRFLAGLISLPVLALIFSAVAIYGGYFVGVQWLGVDAGSFWSNMQAAVNFRIDVFSGIIKSIVFAFVVVWIAVFQGFNCIATAEGISQATTRTVVYSSVAVLGLDFLLTAIMIGGW, encoded by the coding sequence ATGCTTGATATGCTTGAGCGCTTGGGGCAGCGTGGCGTAAATAATTTGCAAACAATTGGTAATTCAGGTGTTTTTTTATTAGGTATTTTCTTTAGAAAGGCGGATTTACCTCGGCTTTGGCCTGCATTGCGCGCACAACTTTATTTTGTTGGTGTTTTGTCATGTTTGATTATTGTTGTTTCCGCGCTTTTTATTGGCATGGTTATTGGCTTGCAGGGTTATAATACGCTGCAAAAATTTGGCGCAAGCAGCCAACTTGGCCAGCTTCTAGCCCTGAGTATAGCCAGAGAACTTGGACCGGTGATTAGTGCATTACTTTTTGCCGGACGGGCGGGATCTGCTTTGACTGCTGAAATTGGTTTGATGAAGGCAACAGAACAATTGGCAAGTATGGATATGATGGGTGTAGACCCATTGGGGCGTGTAATTTATCCGCGCTTTCTTGCAGGTCTTATTTCTCTGCCAGTATTGGCCCTGATTTTTTCTGCAGTTGCTATTTATGGCGGTTATTTTGTTGGTGTTCAGTGGTTAGGCGTTGATGCGGGTAGTTTTTGGTCTAATATGCAGGCAGCAGTTAATTTTCGCATCGATGTGTTCAGTGGCATTATTAAAAGTATTGTGTTCGCTTTTGTAGTCGTATGGATAGCGGTGTTTCAAGGGTTTAATTGTATTGCTACAGCGGAAGGCATCAGTCAAGCAACAACACGTACAGTGGTTTATTCGTCAGTCGCAGTGCTTGGACTTGATTTTCTTTTGACAGCGATAATGATTGGAGGTTGGTAA
- a CDS encoding KpsF/GutQ family sugar-phosphate isomerase, with translation MNFCKLGLAVIETEAQAVLELTQRIDERFETACELLLACKGRVVVTGMGKSGHIAHKIAATLSSTGTPAFFMHPGEASHGDLGMITRQDAVVAISNSGFTNEIVTLLPLLKRLEVPLITLTGNDDSTLAKAASVNLDISIRQEACPLGLAPTTSTTVSLVMGDALAIALLQARGFSAEDFALSHPGGALGRRLLLRIDELCHHGDELPLVHEQATISEALIEVTAKKLGMTCVVDNHGYLSGVYTDGDVRRTLTQNFDINTTPLASVMSRNCKTIKKGTLAAEALAIMQKYSITSLVVVDDNNKPAAVIHLHDLLRAGVF, from the coding sequence ATGAATTTTTGCAAATTAGGCCTTGCGGTCATTGAAACTGAAGCTCAGGCAGTGCTTGAACTAACGCAACGCATTGATGAGCGCTTTGAAACAGCCTGCGAACTTTTACTAGCCTGTAAAGGGCGCGTTGTAGTGACTGGTATGGGCAAATCAGGTCATATTGCGCATAAAATTGCCGCCACACTTTCCAGTACAGGTACACCTGCCTTTTTTATGCACCCTGGTGAAGCCAGTCATGGTGATTTAGGCATGATTACCCGACAGGATGCTGTGGTTGCAATTTCAAATTCTGGGTTTACCAACGAAATTGTTACCTTATTACCCCTCCTTAAGCGTCTTGAAGTACCTCTAATTACATTGACCGGCAATGATGATTCAACTTTAGCTAAAGCTGCCAGTGTCAATTTAGATATTAGCATCCGCCAGGAAGCTTGCCCTTTAGGCCTGGCTCCCACCACAAGTACCACTGTCTCTTTAGTGATGGGAGATGCTTTGGCTATCGCTTTATTACAGGCTCGCGGCTTTAGTGCCGAAGATTTCGCCTTATCACATCCTGGGGGCGCTCTGGGCAGACGCCTTTTACTGCGTATTGACGAATTATGCCATCATGGCGATGAATTACCTTTGGTTCATGAGCAAGCCACTATCAGTGAAGCGTTGATTGAAGTTACGGCAAAAAAATTAGGAATGACGTGCGTGGTTGATAACCACGGCTATTTATCAGGTGTTTATACCGATGGCGATGTAAGGCGTACTTTGACTCAAAATTTTGATATTAATACGACACCGTTGGCCAGTGTTATGAGTAGAAATTGTAAAACCATCAAAAAAGGAACCTTAGCAGCGGAAGCACTGGCAATTATGCAAAAATACAGTATTACTTCTTTAGTTGTTGTTGATGACAATAATAAACCAGCAGCAGTTATCCATTTACATGATCTGCTTCGGGCTGGTGTTTTTTAA